A genomic region of Gemmata massiliana contains the following coding sequences:
- a CDS encoding HlyD family secretion protein — MSEQRFSARGAIFAALFLFAPIAAIVWWVTRPKGDSTAPLPSLAELDVVCSGRVDGLLPAAGLDPAIPGKVAAVLVAEGQTVPAGKPLLRLDDEALQLRVDEAKGALSAAEIDIESSATEAKLHPTRIAAQKTAIAAAQDRTATARKLLAERRTAKTFGTVTEGELIAAEAEVRQFERLETIESDRLTELTALNPNLRVRAAEAKKTLAQVTLKQTEKAVRDCVLVAPANGTVLRVNVSAGESAVPGGLQPALVFRPDGALVVRAELEQEFLGRVKPNMRATVIDDTRADSPTWTGRVQRVGAFVARKRSALFEPGEVNDVRTVECLVALDAPTDGLLVGQRVRVRIGKE; from the coding sequence ATGTCCGAACAGCGATTTTCGGCGCGCGGGGCGATTTTCGCGGCGCTGTTCTTGTTCGCGCCGATCGCTGCGATTGTGTGGTGGGTGACTCGCCCCAAAGGGGACTCTACTGCGCCGCTTCCTTCGCTCGCGGAACTCGACGTTGTATGCTCCGGTCGCGTGGACGGGTTACTTCCGGCAGCGGGGCTTGATCCCGCGATACCCGGGAAAGTGGCTGCGGTGCTGGTGGCCGAGGGGCAAACGGTCCCAGCCGGGAAGCCCCTTTTGCGACTCGATGATGAAGCGCTGCAACTGCGTGTGGACGAAGCAAAAGGGGCTCTCAGTGCGGCTGAGATCGACATCGAATCCAGCGCGACCGAGGCGAAACTGCACCCGACGCGGATCGCCGCTCAGAAGACCGCGATCGCCGCAGCGCAAGACCGCACCGCCACCGCACGCAAGTTGCTCGCCGAGCGCCGGACCGCGAAGACGTTTGGTACCGTGACCGAGGGCGAACTGATCGCGGCCGAGGCCGAAGTACGGCAATTCGAGCGCCTCGAAACGATCGAAAGTGACCGCCTCACGGAGCTGACGGCTCTCAACCCGAACTTGCGCGTGCGCGCGGCCGAGGCGAAGAAGACGCTCGCGCAAGTCACTCTCAAGCAAACTGAAAAAGCGGTCCGCGATTGTGTGCTCGTCGCGCCGGCGAATGGTACGGTGCTCCGCGTGAACGTGTCGGCGGGCGAGTCCGCGGTGCCCGGTGGGTTGCAGCCGGCGCTCGTGTTCCGGCCCGACGGCGCGCTGGTGGTCCGGGCCGAACTCGAACAGGAGTTCCTTGGGCGGGTGAAACCGAACATGCGCGCGACCGTGATCGACGATACGCGGGCCGATTCGCCGACGTGGACCGGGCGCGTTCAGCGAGTCGGGGCGTTTGTCGCGCGCAAACGCAGCGCCCTGTTCGAGCCGGGCGAGGTGAACGATGTGCGGACGGTCGAGTGTCTGGTCGCGCTCGACGCCCCTACCGATGGGTTGCTCGTAGGGCAGCGTGTGCGCGTGCGGATCGGAAAAGAGTAG